From one Notolabrus celidotus isolate fNotCel1 chromosome 2, fNotCel1.pri, whole genome shotgun sequence genomic stretch:
- the angptl1a gene encoding angiopoietin-related protein 1a isoform X1, with product MQGPTWSLCALLCLSLWEQSSCRSSREARRTAGAPLHRSKRAPFNPDAKKCSYTFLVPEQRITGPICASTTGPEPDKDRVTRMDIADVREVLNKQRREIETLQLVVDVDGNLVNEMKLLRKESRNMNSRVTQLYMQLLHEIIRKRDNSLELAQLENRVLNVTSEMMRLASRYKELEGRFASMAGVVNNQSILIAALEEQCLRTVGRGELPVVPPLVQVVPQNLPVNNRFTNEIQRDNNNRAFTRGSRMDSPTVSPFGINPPPQGTLTSDGPFRDCFQVRQAGHTTSGMYLLKTDGSDQLIQAWCEHGLDNGGWTVLQRRKDGSVNFFRNWENYKKGFGNINGEHWLGLVNIYNLGKQGDYKLMVELEDWTGKKVYAEYSSFRLESESDGYRLRLGTYQGNAGDSFSSHNGKQFTTLDRDKDAFSGNCAHFHKGGWWYNACGQTNLNGVWYSGGVYRSKFQDGIFWAEYGGGFYSLKSVRLLIRPID from the exons ATGCAGGGGCCGACATGGAGCCTGTGTGCcctgctctgtctctcccttTGGGAGCAGAGTTCCTGCAGGAGCTCCAGGGAGGCCCGGAGGACCGCAGGAGCTCCTCTGCACAGGAGCAAGAGAGCCCCCTTCAACCCGGATGCTAAGAAGTGCTCCTACACCTTTCTGGTACCTGAGCAGAGGATCACAG gTCCCATCTGTGCCAGCACCACAGGCCCCGAGCCCGACAAGGACCGAGTGACCCGCATGGATATCGCAGATGTGAGGGAGGTGCTGAACAAGCAGCGGCGTGAGATCGAGACGCTGCAGCTGGTGGTGGACGTGGACGGTAACCTGGTGAACGAGATGAAGCTGCTGCGGAAAGAGAGCAGGAACATGAACTCCAGGGTGACGCAGCTCTACATGCAGCTGCTGCATGAGATCATCAGGAAGAGAGACAACTCTCTGGAGCTGGCCCAGCTGGAGAACCGCGTCCTCAACGTGACCTCAGAGATGATGAGACTGGCCTCCAGGTACAAGGAGCTGGAGGGTCGCTTCGCCTCGATGGCCGGGGTGGTCAACAACCAGTCCATCCTGATCGCCGCTCTGGAGGAGCAGTGTCTCAGGACGGTAGGACGGGGCGAGCTGCCTGTGGTCCCCCCGCTGGTCCAGGTAGTACCACAGAACCTACCTGTCAACAACCGGTTCACCAACGAGATACAAAGGGACAACAACAACCGGGCCTTCACCAGAGGATCTCGCATGGACTCTCCAACTGTGAGCCCCTTTGGGATCAATCCTCCACCTCAGGGAACGCTGACTTCTGATG GCCCCTTCAGGGACTGTTTCCAGGTGCGACAGGCCGGACACACCACCAGCGGGATGTACCTGCTGAAGACGGACGGCAGCGATCAGCTGATCCAGGCCTGGTGTGAACACGGCCTCGATAACGGAGGATGGACGGTGTTACAGAGGAGGAAGGATGGATCTGTGAACTTCTTCAGGAACTGGGAGAACTACAAG AAAGGATTCGGGAACATAAACGGCGAGCACTGGCTCGGGCTGGTTAACATCTACAACCTGGGGAAGCAGGGCGACTACAAGCTGATGGTGGAGCTGGAGGACTGGACGGGGAAGAAGGTGTACGCCGAGTACAGCAGCTTCCGCCTGGAGTCAGAAAGCGACGGATACCGGCTCAGACTCGGCACCTATCAAGGCAACGCCGGCGACTCGTTCAGCAGCCACAACGGCAAACAGTTCACTACACTGGACCGGGACAAGGACGCCTTCTCTG gTAACTGCGCTCACTTCCATAAAGGCGGCTGGTGGTACAACGCGTGTGGACAGACCAATCTGAACGGGGTCTGGTACAGCGGGGGGGTTTACCGGAGTAAATTTCAGGACGGGATCTTCTGGGCCGAGTACGGAGGAGGTTTCTACTCCCTGAAGTCGGTCCGACTCCTGATCAGACCCATCGACTGA
- the angptl1a gene encoding angiopoietin-related protein 1a isoform X2 — MDIADVREVLNKQRREIETLQLVVDVDGNLVNEMKLLRKESRNMNSRVTQLYMQLLHEIIRKRDNSLELAQLENRVLNVTSEMMRLASRYKELEGRFASMAGVVNNQSILIAALEEQCLRTVGRGELPVVPPLVQVVPQNLPVNNRFTNEIQRDNNNRAFTRGSRMDSPTVSPFGINPPPQGTLTSDGPFRDCFQVRQAGHTTSGMYLLKTDGSDQLIQAWCEHGLDNGGWTVLQRRKDGSVNFFRNWENYKKGFGNINGEHWLGLVNIYNLGKQGDYKLMVELEDWTGKKVYAEYSSFRLESESDGYRLRLGTYQGNAGDSFSSHNGKQFTTLDRDKDAFSGNCAHFHKGGWWYNACGQTNLNGVWYSGGVYRSKFQDGIFWAEYGGGFYSLKSVRLLIRPID; from the exons ATGGATATCGCAGATGTGAGGGAGGTGCTGAACAAGCAGCGGCGTGAGATCGAGACGCTGCAGCTGGTGGTGGACGTGGACGGTAACCTGGTGAACGAGATGAAGCTGCTGCGGAAAGAGAGCAGGAACATGAACTCCAGGGTGACGCAGCTCTACATGCAGCTGCTGCATGAGATCATCAGGAAGAGAGACAACTCTCTGGAGCTGGCCCAGCTGGAGAACCGCGTCCTCAACGTGACCTCAGAGATGATGAGACTGGCCTCCAGGTACAAGGAGCTGGAGGGTCGCTTCGCCTCGATGGCCGGGGTGGTCAACAACCAGTCCATCCTGATCGCCGCTCTGGAGGAGCAGTGTCTCAGGACGGTAGGACGGGGCGAGCTGCCTGTGGTCCCCCCGCTGGTCCAGGTAGTACCACAGAACCTACCTGTCAACAACCGGTTCACCAACGAGATACAAAGGGACAACAACAACCGGGCCTTCACCAGAGGATCTCGCATGGACTCTCCAACTGTGAGCCCCTTTGGGATCAATCCTCCACCTCAGGGAACGCTGACTTCTGATG GCCCCTTCAGGGACTGTTTCCAGGTGCGACAGGCCGGACACACCACCAGCGGGATGTACCTGCTGAAGACGGACGGCAGCGATCAGCTGATCCAGGCCTGGTGTGAACACGGCCTCGATAACGGAGGATGGACGGTGTTACAGAGGAGGAAGGATGGATCTGTGAACTTCTTCAGGAACTGGGAGAACTACAAG AAAGGATTCGGGAACATAAACGGCGAGCACTGGCTCGGGCTGGTTAACATCTACAACCTGGGGAAGCAGGGCGACTACAAGCTGATGGTGGAGCTGGAGGACTGGACGGGGAAGAAGGTGTACGCCGAGTACAGCAGCTTCCGCCTGGAGTCAGAAAGCGACGGATACCGGCTCAGACTCGGCACCTATCAAGGCAACGCCGGCGACTCGTTCAGCAGCCACAACGGCAAACAGTTCACTACACTGGACCGGGACAAGGACGCCTTCTCTG gTAACTGCGCTCACTTCCATAAAGGCGGCTGGTGGTACAACGCGTGTGGACAGACCAATCTGAACGGGGTCTGGTACAGCGGGGGGGTTTACCGGAGTAAATTTCAGGACGGGATCTTCTGGGCCGAGTACGGAGGAGGTTTCTACTCCCTGAAGTCGGTCCGACTCCTGATCAGACCCATCGACTGA